The following proteins are co-located in the Polystyrenella longa genome:
- a CDS encoding efflux RND transporter periplasmic adaptor subunit — protein sequence MKRFLIIFVVLVAVAAFGYWLYLQSGMLVEVATVRQGTIRAFIEERAKTRLPEIHEITMPLTGRIMPIELEEGDQVKSGQQVAQMDDDDLETDLKASDAQVNQFVEVVKSINLAVEAAQEQINASLAKFEYEEREYERVSELAEKKAISESDLGASELAQFESRVDHRTDVLTWRSIQAIQTAMLIAKINSEDERLRDQRDLNRSVIKTPVSGTVLKRHVSNEKVMQAGEVLLELGEMDKLEVEAEVLTQQAVEIEVGDAVEIEGPTVGDAKINGKVTKIYPQGFTKVSSLGVEEQRVLVIIQFEKPLLEIEKELNKKLGIDYRLRVSIITEERDDTLIVPRTSLFRDLNNNWSLFVVRNGKAMKTEVDTGLMNDFEVEILKGIESRDQVILAPDSELTDQARVEIEE from the coding sequence ATGAAACGTTTCTTAATTATCTTTGTCGTTCTCGTCGCCGTTGCCGCGTTTGGTTACTGGTTATATTTGCAATCAGGCATGCTGGTCGAAGTGGCGACTGTTCGCCAGGGGACCATTCGCGCTTTTATTGAAGAACGTGCCAAAACCCGTCTTCCTGAGATTCACGAAATTACGATGCCGCTGACGGGGCGAATCATGCCGATCGAACTCGAAGAAGGTGATCAGGTGAAATCGGGCCAGCAAGTGGCTCAAATGGACGACGATGATCTGGAAACCGATCTCAAAGCGAGCGACGCACAAGTGAATCAGTTTGTTGAAGTGGTCAAGTCAATCAATTTGGCTGTGGAGGCGGCCCAGGAGCAGATTAATGCGAGTCTGGCTAAGTTTGAGTATGAGGAGCGAGAGTACGAGCGCGTCAGTGAATTGGCGGAGAAAAAGGCGATCTCCGAATCAGACCTGGGAGCATCCGAGTTAGCACAATTTGAAAGTCGCGTGGACCATCGGACGGACGTGTTAACCTGGCGGTCGATACAGGCGATTCAGACCGCCATGCTAATTGCCAAGATAAATTCGGAAGATGAACGTCTGCGAGATCAACGGGACCTGAACCGGTCAGTCATTAAAACTCCTGTCTCCGGAACCGTGCTGAAACGGCATGTCTCCAACGAAAAAGTGATGCAGGCGGGAGAAGTGCTGTTGGAACTTGGCGAGATGGACAAACTGGAAGTCGAGGCGGAAGTGCTGACGCAACAGGCTGTTGAGATCGAAGTGGGCGATGCGGTTGAAATCGAAGGCCCGACGGTAGGTGATGCGAAAATCAACGGTAAGGTGACCAAGATTTATCCACAGGGTTTCACGAAGGTATCGTCGCTGGGAGTCGAAGAGCAGCGGGTACTGGTCATTATTCAGTTTGAAAAACCACTCTTGGAGATCGAGAAGGAACTTAACAAAAAGCTGGGCATCGACTATCGGCTGCGGGTGAGTATCATCACGGAAGAACGCGACGATACCTTGATAGTGCCACGAACGAGCCTCTTTCGCGACCTCAACAACAATTGGTCGCTCTTCGTCGTGCGTAATGGCAAAGCCATGAAAACAGAAGTAGACACAGGCCTGATGAATGACTTCGAAGTCGAGATCTTAAAGGGAATAGAAAGTCGCGATCAGGTCATACTGGCACCGGACTCAGAACTGACGGATCAGGCTCGGGTGGAAATCGAAGAATAA